One genomic region from Halorussus rarus encodes:
- a CDS encoding DUF5802 family protein, with translation MFEEFSSGYYLGRLYVEPSDGEHAVMRRDDHRRINEQLYTTGEGVERLDNPLVMKVDRRHVAVHGGDGVPEGTLALPEGLLDDTRIRNPPTLKEVLLAKADRADQLLRYQETTPGVGT, from the coding sequence ATGTTCGAGGAGTTTTCGAGCGGCTACTACCTCGGGCGGCTCTACGTCGAACCGTCCGACGGGGAACACGCGGTCATGCGCCGCGACGACCACCGGCGCATCAACGAGCAACTGTACACCACCGGCGAGGGCGTCGAACGGCTCGACAATCCGCTCGTGATGAAGGTAGACCGGCGCCACGTCGCCGTCCACGGCGGCGACGGCGTCCCCGAGGGGACGCTCGCGCTTCCCGAGGGGCTCCTCGACGACACCCGAATCCGGAACCCGCCGACGCTCAAGGAGGTGCTACTGGCGAAGGCCGACCGGGCCGACCAGTTGCTCCGGTACCAGGAGACGACCCCCGGCGTCGGCACCTGA